One window from the genome of Saimiri boliviensis isolate mSaiBol1 chromosome 2, mSaiBol1.pri, whole genome shotgun sequence encodes:
- the LYSET gene encoding lysosomal enzyme trafficking factor isoform X2 → MMNFRQRMGWIGVGLYLLASAAAFYYVFEINETYNRLALEHIQQHPEEPLEGTTWTHSLKARLLSLPFWLWTIIFLVPYLQMFLFLYSCTRADPKTVGYCIIPICLAVICNRHQAFVKASNQISRLQLIDT, encoded by the coding sequence ATGATGAACTTCCGTCAGCGGATGGGATGGATTGGAGTGGGATTGTATCTGTTAGCCAGTGCAGCAGCATTTTactatgtttttgaaattaatgagACTTACAACAGGCTGGCATTGGAACACATTCAACAGCACCCTGAGGAGCCCCTTGAAGGAACCACATGGACACACTCCTTGAAAGCTCGATTACTCTCCTTGCCTTTTTGGCTGTGGACAATTATTTTTCTGGTACCTTACTTACAGATGTTTTTGTTCCTTTACTCTTGTACAAGAGCTGATCCCAAAACAGTGGGCTACTGTATCATCCCTATCTGTTTGGCAGTTATTTGCAATCGCCACCAGGCATTTGTCAAGGCATCTAATCAGATCAGCAGACTACAACTGATTGACACATAA
- the LYSET gene encoding lysosomal enzyme trafficking factor isoform X1, producing the protein MVAFSEMPKPPDYSELNDSLTLAVGTGRFSGPLHRAWRMMNFRQRMGWIGVGLYLLASAAAFYYVFEINETYNRLALEHIQQHPEEPLEGTTWTHSLKARLLSLPFWLWTIIFLVPYLQMFLFLYSCTRADPKTVGYCIIPICLAVICNRHQAFVKASNQISRLQLIDT; encoded by the exons ATGGTGGCTTTCTCTGAAATGCCAAAGCCACCCGATTATTCAGAGCTGAATGACTCTTTAACGCTTGCCGTGGGAACAGGAAGATTTTCGGGACCATT gcACAGAGCATGGAGAATGATGAACTTCCGTCAGCGGATGGGATGGATTGGAGTGGGATTGTATCTGTTAGCCAGTGCAGCAGCATTTTactatgtttttgaaattaatgagACTTACAACAGGCTGGCATTGGAACACATTCAACAGCACCCTGAGGAGCCCCTTGAAGGAACCACATGGACACACTCCTTGAAAGCTCGATTACTCTCCTTGCCTTTTTGGCTGTGGACAATTATTTTTCTGGTACCTTACTTACAGATGTTTTTGTTCCTTTACTCTTGTACAAGAGCTGATCCCAAAACAGTGGGCTACTGTATCATCCCTATCTGTTTGGCAGTTATTTGCAATCGCCACCAGGCATTTGTCAAGGCATCTAATCAGATCAGCAGACTACAACTGATTGACACATAA
- the MOAP1 gene encoding modulator of apoptosis 1, whose protein sequence is MTLRLLEDWCRGMDMSPRKALLIAGIPESCSVAEIEEALQAGLAPLGEYRLLGRMFRRDENCKVALVGLAAETSRALVPKEIPGKGGIWRVIFKTPDPDNDFLSRLNEFLEGEGMTMGELTRALRYENGSLDLGQGMIPEMWAPMLAQALNEALEPALQYFYYKKLSVFSGSDSPEPEEEEFEPWLFHTTQMLKVWEVSDEEKRRRVLESLRGPALDVIRVLKINNPLITVDECLQALEQVFGVTDSPRELHDKFLTTYQKEEEKLSDYVLRLEPLLQKLVQKGAIERDAVNQARLDQVIAGAVHRTVRRELNLPEDGPAPSLLQLLVLIKDYEAVEEEEALLQAILDRHFT, encoded by the coding sequence ATGACTTTGAGGCTGTTAGAAGACTGGTGCAGGGGGATGGACATGAGCCCTCGGAAAGCGCTGTTGATTGCCGGCATCCCCGAGAGCTGCAGTGTGGCAGAAATCGAGGAGGCTCTGCAGGCTGGTTTAGCTCCCCTAGGGGAGTACAGGCTGCTTGGAAGGATGTTCAGGAGGGATGAGAACTGCAAAGTAGCCCTAGTAGGGCTTGCTGCGGAGACTAGTCGTGCACTGGTCCCTAAGGAGATACCGGGAAAGGGGGGTATCTGGAGAGTGATCTTTAAGACCCCCGACCCAGATAATGATTTTCTAAGCAgattaaatgaatttttagagGGAGAGGGCATGACAATGGGTGAGTTGACCAGAGCTCTTAGATACGAAAATGGCTCCTTAGACCTAGGGCAGGGCATGATCCCAGAAATGTGGGCCCCTATGTTGGCACAGGCATTAAATGAGGCTCTTGAGCCTGCCCTGCAGTACTTCTACTATAAAAAGCTGAGCGTGTTCTCAGGCAGTGATTCTCCAGAACCGGAAGAAGAAGAATTTGAACCCTGGCTGTTTCATACTACTCAGATGTTAAAGGTGTGGGAGGTGTCAGATGAAGAGAAGAGAAGGCGAGTGCTAGAGAGCCTTCGAGGCCCAGCACTTGATGTTATTCGTGTCCTCAAGATAAACAATCCTTTAATTACTGTCGATGAATGCCTGCAGGCTCTTGAGCAGGTATTTGGGGTTACAGATAGTCCTAGAGAGTTGCATGACAAATTTCTAACCACTTaccagaaggaggaagaaaagttgTCGGATTATGTACTAAGGCTGGAGCCTTTGTTACAGAAGCTGGTACAAAAAGGAGCAATTGAGAGAGATGCTGTGAATCAGGCCCGCCTAGACCAAGTCATTGCTGGTGCAGTCCACAGAACAGTTCGCAGAGAGCTTAATCTGCCAGAGGATGGCCCAGC